The Virgibacillus phasianinus genome includes a window with the following:
- a CDS encoding RsfA family transcriptional regulator encodes MVKVRQDAWSHEDDLLLAETVLRHIREGSTQLNAFEEVGDHLNRTSAACGFRWNAEVRNKYDHAIDLAKRQRKEKKRAVAVAVQSQKQIVNKTEQAVKQHSVEQVPAQPTEYNISMDMVIGYLKQVKKENQSSNQSKASMERLEKENQSLKGQLNELEKKLSVTEKQLNTVQEDYQVFIQIMERARKMTVLDDQSPVKTPAFRMDKNGNLQQVANGNSN; translated from the coding sequence GTGGTTAAAGTTAGACAGGACGCATGGTCTCATGAAGATGATTTACTATTAGCGGAAACTGTTCTGCGTCATATACGTGAAGGAAGCACGCAATTAAATGCATTTGAGGAAGTTGGTGATCATTTAAACCGGACCTCTGCAGCGTGTGGATTTAGATGGAACGCTGAGGTACGAAATAAATATGACCATGCTATCGATCTTGCAAAAAGACAACGTAAAGAGAAAAAGAGAGCAGTGGCTGTAGCCGTTCAATCGCAAAAACAAATAGTGAATAAGACAGAGCAAGCAGTTAAACAACATAGTGTAGAGCAGGTTCCTGCTCAGCCAACTGAGTATAATATTTCAATGGATATGGTGATTGGTTACTTAAAACAAGTAAAAAAAGAAAATCAATCATCCAATCAATCAAAGGCTTCCATGGAACGCCTAGAAAAAGAGAATCAAAGTCTAAAAGGGCAATTAAATGAACTGGAAAAGAAATTGTCTGTTACTGAAAAGCAATTAAACACTGTGCAGGAAGACTATCAGGTCTTCATACAAATAATGGAACGCGCACGAAAAATGACGGTATTAGACGATCAGAGTCCAGTTAAAACCCCAGCGTTTCGCATGGATAAAAACGGAAACCTGCAACAAGTAGCAAACGGCAATTCAAATTAG
- a CDS encoding replication-associated recombination protein A: MKQKPLAYRMRPTHINEIIGQTHIIGEGKIVNRMIQAERLASMILYGPPGTGKTSMAVALGKSLGIPVKMLNAVVDKKKDMEIVIEEAKMTGQIVLVLDEVHRLDKAKQDFLLPYLESDLITLIGCTTSNPYHSINPAIRSRCHLFELLALTPTDIKVALERAIVDETKGLGSYQVNLTDEAFEHFSHAANGDLRSALNGLELAVFSSPKDDQNVVHITLTIAEECMQKKSFSHDKNGDAHYDVLSAFQKSIRGSDVNAALHYLGRLIEAGDLESIARRMIVCAYEDIGVANPQAGPRAVSAVQAAERLGFPEARIPLSVAIVELCLSPKSNTAYKALDAALSDIRNGKSGDIPIHLKDSHYSGAKSLGRGVEYKYPHNYEANWVNQEYLPETLRKREYYKPKDTGKFEQAMKQVYEKIKRDKNNSK; this comes from the coding sequence ATGAAACAAAAACCATTGGCATATCGCATGAGACCGACACACATAAATGAAATAATTGGGCAAACCCATATTATCGGAGAAGGTAAAATAGTAAACCGGATGATTCAAGCAGAGCGACTGGCATCCATGATTCTATATGGACCACCGGGAACTGGTAAAACCTCCATGGCGGTTGCTTTAGGTAAAAGTCTTGGGATCCCAGTAAAAATGCTTAATGCAGTAGTAGATAAAAAGAAAGATATGGAGATTGTCATTGAAGAAGCAAAGATGACCGGTCAAATTGTCTTAGTTCTGGATGAGGTCCATCGTTTGGATAAGGCTAAACAGGACTTTCTCTTACCATATTTGGAAAGTGACTTAATTACGTTAATTGGTTGTACAACAAGCAACCCGTATCATTCTATTAATCCGGCAATACGCAGCAGATGCCACCTGTTTGAATTACTTGCTCTAACGCCAACAGACATCAAAGTTGCCTTGGAAAGAGCCATTGTGGATGAAACAAAAGGATTGGGATCATACCAGGTAAATCTCACCGATGAAGCCTTTGAACACTTTTCCCATGCAGCAAATGGTGATTTACGTTCTGCGTTAAATGGATTGGAACTTGCAGTATTTTCATCCCCGAAGGATGACCAAAATGTTGTCCATATAACACTGACCATAGCTGAAGAATGTATGCAAAAAAAGAGTTTTTCACATGATAAAAACGGGGATGCCCACTATGATGTTTTATCAGCATTTCAAAAATCCATCCGTGGAAGTGATGTCAATGCGGCATTGCATTATTTAGGTAGATTAATTGAAGCGGGTGATCTAGAAAGCATAGCCAGAAGAATGATCGTTTGTGCGTACGAAGATATCGGTGTTGCCAATCCCCAGGCAGGCCCCCGCGCTGTTTCAGCAGTGCAGGCTGCAGAACGTTTGGGGTTCCCAGAAGCACGTATCCCGTTATCCGTCGCAATTGTTGAACTTTGTCTATCGCCAAAATCAAATACGGCATACAAAGCGCTTGATGCGGCCTTGTCAGATATTCGAAATGGTAAAAGCGGTGACATCCCCATCCATTTAAAAGATTCCCATTATAGTGGTGCAAAAAGTCTTGGCAGGGGCGTTGAATATAAATACCCTCATAACTATGAAGCCAATTGGGTCAATCAGGAATATCTTCCAGAGACCTTACGAAAAAGAGAATACTATAAACCAAAAGATACAGGTAAATTTGAGCAGGCTATGAAACAAGTATATGAAAAAATTAAACGGGATAAAAATAATAGCAAGTGA
- the aspS gene encoding aspartate--tRNA ligase, producing MASEARRLAGSLRTDHIDEEVVLKGWVQKRRDLGGLIFIDLRDKSGIVQIVFNPDVSKEALRTAESVRSEYVVEVRGQVVKREGSTVNNLIKTGEIEVLVSDLEIINKSKNPPFLIQDETDVSEDLRLKYRYLDLRRSTVQETFKLRHRTTQVIRNFLNDNDFLEMETPILTKSTPEGARDYLVPSRVHAGEFYALPQSPQLFKQLIMVSGFEKYFQIARCFRDEDLRADRQPEFTQVDIETSFMTSDEIMDMTENMMQKVMKEVKEIELTLPLPRMKYQEAMDRYGSDKPDTRFALELIHISDSVKDSSFKVFQSAVENGGKVALLNVKNQAANYSRKDIDKLTDFVKVYGAKGLAWLKVEGDELKGPISKFLSEEEVVAIKNKADASDGDLLLFVADKSSVVYDSLGALRQKLAKELNLIDENKFNFLWVTDWPLLEYDEDTERYSAAHHPFTMPMDEDVSKLSTDPGNVRAKAYDLVLNGYELGGGSLRIYQREQQDKMFAALGFTPEEAEEQFGFLLEALEYGAPPHGGIALGLDRVIMLLAGRSNMRDTILFPKTASAADLLTDAPSEVAAKQLDELSIQLNKKNDQKS from the coding sequence CGATCATATAGACGAGGAAGTGGTTCTTAAAGGCTGGGTGCAAAAAAGACGCGATTTAGGTGGTTTAATTTTCATTGATTTACGCGATAAATCCGGGATTGTTCAAATAGTATTTAACCCAGATGTCTCAAAAGAAGCACTGAGAACCGCTGAATCTGTCCGTAGTGAATATGTTGTGGAAGTCAGAGGTCAGGTGGTGAAACGGGAAGGAAGTACCGTTAATAACTTAATTAAAACAGGGGAAATTGAAGTACTGGTAAGCGATCTTGAAATAATAAACAAATCCAAGAATCCTCCATTTCTAATTCAGGATGAAACAGATGTATCTGAGGACTTGCGTTTAAAATACCGTTATTTGGATTTACGAAGAAGTACAGTGCAAGAGACATTTAAATTAAGACACCGTACGACTCAGGTTATCCGTAATTTCTTAAATGATAACGACTTTCTTGAAATGGAGACACCTATTTTAACAAAAAGCACGCCAGAAGGCGCCCGGGATTATTTAGTTCCCAGTCGGGTCCATGCCGGTGAATTCTATGCATTGCCGCAATCACCGCAATTATTTAAACAATTAATCATGGTTTCAGGATTCGAAAAATACTTCCAAATTGCACGGTGTTTCCGTGATGAAGATTTACGTGCTGACCGACAGCCAGAGTTCACGCAGGTTGATATTGAAACATCCTTTATGACCAGCGATGAAATTATGGACATGACAGAAAACATGATGCAAAAAGTGATGAAAGAAGTAAAAGAAATAGAATTAACGCTGCCATTACCACGAATGAAATACCAGGAGGCAATGGACCGTTACGGGTCAGATAAGCCGGATACTCGTTTTGCCCTGGAACTTATTCATATATCTGATAGTGTCAAAGACTCATCCTTTAAGGTGTTCCAAAGCGCTGTAGAAAACGGGGGGAAAGTAGCATTACTAAATGTTAAGAATCAAGCAGCTAATTATTCACGAAAAGATATTGATAAACTTACGGACTTTGTAAAGGTTTATGGTGCTAAAGGTCTTGCTTGGTTAAAAGTAGAAGGTGATGAGCTCAAAGGACCAATTTCCAAGTTTTTATCCGAGGAAGAAGTTGTCGCAATCAAAAATAAGGCAGATGCAAGTGATGGTGATTTACTTCTGTTCGTCGCTGACAAATCATCCGTTGTATATGACAGTCTTGGAGCGTTGCGTCAAAAGTTGGCAAAGGAGCTGAATTTAATTGATGAAAACAAGTTCAATTTCCTATGGGTAACAGACTGGCCGTTGCTTGAGTATGATGAAGATACAGAAAGATACAGCGCGGCACACCATCCATTTACAATGCCAATGGACGAGGATGTCAGCAAATTATCAACCGATCCCGGCAATGTACGTGCAAAAGCATATGATCTAGTCTTAAATGGGTATGAGCTTGGTGGAGGATCGTTGCGTATATATCAACGAGAGCAGCAGGACAAAATGTTTGCAGCACTTGGATTTACACCCGAAGAAGCAGAAGAACAATTTGGCTTTCTTCTGGAAGCTTTGGAATACGGGGCTCCGCCGCATGGTGGTATCGCACTTGGCCTGGATAGAGTGATTATGCTGCTGGCTGGCAGATCTAATATGCGTGATACAATCCTATTTCCAAAGACAGCATCTGCAGCGGATTTATTAACAGATGCACCTAGTGAAGTTGCTGCTAAACAATTGGATGAGTTATCTATTCAATTAAATAAGAAAAATGACCAAAAAAGTTAA